One genomic region from Argentina anserina chromosome 2, drPotAnse1.1, whole genome shotgun sequence encodes:
- the LOC126785288 gene encoding endo-1,4-beta-xylanase 5-like, translated as MFREACTLSLWFSCICLFYGYGTYASFYNYSTTTQCLVEPLESLYGGGIIVNPEFNNNTEGWEVFGQGKIERRLSKKGNRFLVAHSRRNPLDSFAQKVQVEEGKIYSFSAFVQVSEGTEIVAVVFKFPNREGIPGGYVIAQHRCWTLLKGGIVANFTSPVDIVFKSKNRAVDIWVDSISLQPFTKDEWKSHQDKSIDEVRKSKVRIQVTQGNKTMANAKVSIKQTKSNFPFGCGMTHVILTSPGYQNWFTSRFQFTTFSNDFKWYSTEVVQGREDYTTIDAMLKFAKQNGISVRGHNIIWDDPNMQPLWLKSLSSEDIGNAAQRRINSVVARYKGQLIAWDAVNENLHFRFFEDKFGENASASFYSAARQIDPDTTMFMNEYNTIEFSSDEQASPVNYKNKLQQILSYPGNANLKEGIGLESHFAAGQPNLAYMRSGLDLLGATGFPIWLTEVSVGKYENQPQYLEEVLREGFSHPAVQGIIIFAGPEISGYNETVLADNNFKNTPSGDVVDKLLHEWKSATQDTTTDDQGFVDVSLFHGEYEVTAKYNVANASATLSFKVTKTNPQAVVQVQMDT; from the exons ATGTTCAGAGAAGCTTGCACTCTCAGTTTATGGTTTTCCTGCATTTGTCTGTTTtac GGGTATGGCACCTATGCTTCATTCTACAACTACTCGACAACAACTCAG TGCTTGGTAGAGCCCCTAGAATCTCTATATGGAGGAGGGATCATTGTGAATCCAGAATTTAATAATAACACTGAAGGATGGGAAGTGTTTGGACAAGGGAAGATCGAAAGGCGATTATCAAAGAAAGGAAACAGGTTTCTTGTGGCACACAGTAGGAGGAATCCTTTAGACAGTTTTGCACAAAAGGTtcaagttgaagaaggaaaaaTCTATAGCTTTTCAG CTTTTGTTCAAGTCAGTGAAGGAACTGAGATTGTGGCTGTTGTATTCAAGTTTCCTAACCGCGAAGGCATACCTGGGGGTTATGTCATAGCTCAACATAGATGCTGGACCCTTTTAAAAGGTGGCATAGTAGCAAACTTCACATCCCCAGTTGATATTGTCTTTAAG AGCAAAAATAGAGCAGTGGATATATGGGTAGACAGTATCTCATTACAACCATTCACCAAGGATGAATGGAAATCTCACCAAGACAAGAGCATTGATGAG GTGCGTAAGAGTAAGGTGAGGATCCAGGTAACTCAGGGAAATAAAACTATGGCAAATGCCAAAGTATCCATCAAACAAACCAAGTCAAACTTCCCATTTGGCTGTGGCATGACCCATGTTATCCTCACAAGCCCTGGTTACCAGAACTGGTTTACATCTAGATTTCAATTTACGACTTTCTCCAACGACTTTAAGTGGTATAGCACTGAGGTAGTACAAGGCCGAGAAGACTATACTACCATAGACGCCATGTTGAAATTTGCCAAACAGAATGGCATTTCTGTTAGAGGTCACAATATCATCTGGGATGATCCAAACATGCAGCCACTCTGGCTTAAATCTCTTTCCTCGGAGGACATTGGAAATGCTGCACAAAGGAGAATCAATTCAGTGGTTGCTAGATACAAGGGACAACTAATTGCTTGGGATGCAGTCAATGAGAATCTCCATTTCAGATTTTTCGAGGATAAATTTGGCGAAAATGCTTCTGCGTCATTCTATTCCGCTGCTCGACAAATTGACCCTGACACTACTATGTTCATGAATGAGTACAACACCATCGAATTTAGTTCAGATGAGCAAGCAAGTCCAGTCAACTACAAGAACAAACTTCAACAGATCTTATCCTATCCCGGAAATGCTAACTTGAAAGAAGGAATAGGTCTTGAAAGTCACTTTGCCGCTGGTCAGCCAAACCTTGCTTACATGAGATCGGGGTTAGACTTACTAGGTGCAACAGGATTTCCAATATGGCTTACAGAAGTATCTGTTGGGAAATACGAAAATCAG CCTCAGTATTTGGAAGAGGTACTAAGGGAGGGTTTTTCTCATCCGGCAGTCCAAGGGATCATAATTTTTGCTGGACCCGAGATAAGTGGTTATAATGAGACAGTTCTTGCTGATAACAACTTCAAGAACACTCCATCAGGGGATGTTGTGGATAAGCTGCTCCACGAGTGGAAATCTGCAACTCAAGACACCACAACCGATGATCAAGGGTTCGTAGATGTTTCCTTGTTTCATGGGGAATATGAAGTTACTGCAAAGTACAATGTCGCCAATGCCTCAGCTACTCTAAGCTTCAAGGTTACCAAAACTAACCCACAGGCAGTTGTGCAAGTTCAGATGGATACCTGA
- the LOC126785291 gene encoding putative E3 ubiquitin-protein ligase SINA-like 6, whose amino-acid sequence MSSFTGLYEDLVRLASRLSDEEDFRANAGNQEEGQSSNSTSTSREGSNSMIILTDAGLLDCPICSEPLKVPVYQCDQNGHIVCSLCCTKINKKCPFCTCPFGSNRCRAIEKIVELNITPCQNIKYGCSVPVAYNKKYEHEKVCVCSPCSCPYAGCNFVSSSMEVYHHFSNDHLDSATSFQYDNNDDGLSFPITLNMDDYSLVVREKDSGTLFILYNRYEALGNVVSLSCLQPSFMDDFIYVLIVSNKDSSLKFRSVTESTPSLQMDGSSAKSFLLVPREFFDSRGQVKIDVFIRCKW is encoded by the coding sequence ATGTCTTCATTCACGGGTTTGTATGAAGATCTGGTACGATTAGCTTCAAGATTGAGTGATGAGGAAGACTTCCGAGCAAATGCTGGAAACCAGGAGGAGGGTCAAAGTTCGAATTCAACAAGCACTAGCAGGGAAGGCTCTAATAGTATGATAATTTTAACTGACGCAGGATTGCTTGATTGCCCAATTTGCAGTGAACCATTGAAAGTGCCTGTCTACCAGTGTGATCAAAATGGGCATATAGTTTGCTCCTTGTGCTGCACCAAGATTAATAAGAAATGCCCCTTTTGTACCTGTCCCTTTGGTTCTAATCGCTGCCGTGCCATTGagaaaattgtggaattaaaTATAACTCCATGCCAGAATATCAAGTATGGCTGCAGTGTTCCTGTGGCTTACAACAAGAAGTATGAACATGAGAAGGTATGTGTATGTTCCCCTTGCTCATGCCCTTATGCAGGCTGCAATTTTGTGTCTTCATCCATGGAGGTATACCACCACTTCAGTAATGATCATTTGGATTCGGCAACAAGTTTTCAGTATGACAACAATGACGATGGTTTGAGTTTCCCAATTACATTGAATATGGATGACTACTCTCTTGTTGTTCGAGAAAAGGATAGTGGAACATTGTTTATCCTCTACAATCGATACGAAGCTCTTGGAAATGTTGTGTCACTTAGCTGTTTACAACCTAGCTTCATGGATGATTTCATCTATGTTCTTATTGTTTCTAACAAGGATAGTTCTCTCAAATTTCGGTCTGTGACAGAAAGTACTCCAAGCCTGCAGATGGATGGCTCTTCTGCGAAAAGCTTTCTTTTAGTCCCACGTGAGTTTTTTGACTCTCGTGGTCAGGTCAAGATTGACGTTTTCATACGGTGCAAATGGTGA
- the LOC126782442 gene encoding LOW QUALITY PROTEIN: putative E3 ubiquitin-protein ligase SINA-like 6 (The sequence of the model RefSeq protein was modified relative to this genomic sequence to represent the inferred CDS: deleted 2 bases in 1 codon) translates to MGDQDGRSSTSASREGSSIVITLTDPGLLDCPICCAPLTIPVFQCDQNGHIACSLCCIKINNKCPFCSCPIGSNRCRAIEKVVESSSTPCRNIKYGQTCNIPVTYNKKNEHEKTCVCSPCSCPYLGCMFVSSAKELYQHFSNDHLYSARRILYDRYGGRAYFPIILKKSDSVLVLREMKSDTLFILHNRIEVLGNVVTVSCIQPSFMDYFNYRVYVANDDDKSVLNFQSVTKSTPSLQVDGPSPIWSGISD, encoded by the exons ATGGGAGACCAAGATGGTCGTAGTTCGACCTCAGCTAGCAGGGAAGGCTCTAGTATTGTGATAACTTTAACTGACCCAGGACTGCTAGATTGCCCAATATGCTGTGCACCCTTGACCATCCCTGTCTTCCAGTGTGATCAGAATGGGCATATAGCTTGTTCCTTGTGCTGCATCAAAATCAATAACAAATGCCCCTTCTGTTCCTGCCCCATTGGCTCTAATCGTTGCCGTGCCATTGAGAAAGTTGTGGAATCAAGTTCAACACCATGCCGAAATATCAAGTATGGA CAAACTTGCAATATTCCAGTTACTTACAACAAGAAGAATGAACATGAAAAGACATGTGTGTGTTCACCTTGCTCATGCCCTTATCTAGGCTGCATGTTTGTTTCCTCTGCCAAGGAGTTATACCAACACTTCAGTAATGATCACTTGTATTCGGCAAGACGCATCCTGTATGACAGATATGGCGGTCGTGCTTATTTCCCAATTATATTGAAAAAGAGTGACAGCGTTCTTGTTCTTCGGGAAATGAAGAGCGATACGTTATTCATCCTCCACAATCGTATTGAAGTTCTGGGAAATGTTGTGACAGTTAGCTGTATTCAACCTAGCTTCATGGATTATTTTAACTATCGTGTTTATGTTGCTAACGACGACGACAAAAGTGTTCTGAATTTTCAGTCTGTGACTAAAAGTACTCCAAGCCTGCAGGTTGATGGCCCTTCTCCAATCTGGTCTGGCATTTCAGACTGA
- the LOC126782441 gene encoding LOW QUALITY PROTEIN: E3 ubiquitin-protein ligase SINA-like 7 (The sequence of the model RefSeq protein was modified relative to this genomic sequence to represent the inferred CDS: deleted 5 bases in 3 codons), producing the protein MTNGENSGNGNGPLVPTVDAAPVVPVSVSHGEKPEKFNEEGEVGHEGPNNEPANAGDREGHRSNIVVTLPEPSLLDCPICYEPLTIPVFQCDENGHYICCSSCCTKINNKCPSCSSHIRSNRCRAVQKFVEASITPCQNIKYGCKNTSVTCNKKTDHETPCVCMPCSCPNFGCEFVSSAKELYKHFSNDQVAPKEFLWDEDFLSFSITLSKREIFIVLRDKNDGKLFVLYNDRAAFGNLVTLNCSGIQPNFMEGFNYYLEVKHRETILKLRSVTKKLQDGKIITLII; encoded by the exons ATGACTAACggagaaaattctggaaatggcaATGGACCTTTGGTGCCAACTGTGGATGCTGCCCCCGTTGTACCTGTCTCAGTATCCCATGGGGAAAAGcctgagaagttcaacg aagaaggagaagttgGACACGAAGGACCGAATAACGAACCAGCCAATGCTGGTGACCGGGAGGGTCATCGCTCAAATATTGTGGTTACCCTACCTGAGCCCTCTTTGCTTGATTGCCCTATATGC TATGAGCCCTTGACCATACCTGTCTTCCAGTGTGATGAAAATGgtcat tatatttgttgCTCCTCTTGCTGCACCAAAATCAACAACAAATGCCCCTCTTGTTCCTCCCATATAAGATCCAATCGTTGTCGGGCCGTCCAGAAATTTGTGGAAGCAAGTATAACTCCATGCCAGAACATCAAGTACGGCTGCAAAAATACTTCTGTGACTTGCAATAAGAAAACTGACCATGAAACGCCATGTGTATGTATGCCTTGTTCATGCCCCAATTTTGGCTGCGAGTTTGTCTCCTCGGCAAAAGAGTTGTACAAACATTTCAGCAATGATCAAGTTGCACCAAAAGAGTTCTTGTGGGATGAAGATTTTCTCAGTTTCTCTATCACATTAAGCAAGAGAGAGATATTTATTGTTCTTCGAGATAAGAATGATGGGAAATTATTTGTTCTTTACAACGATCGTGCCGCTTTTGGGAATCTGGTGACTCTTAACTGT TCAGGCATTCAGCCCAACTTCATGGAGGGTTTCAACTACTATCTTGAAGTTAAACACAGGGAGACTATTCTGAAATTAAGGTCTGTGACAAAAAAACTCCAAGACGGGAAAATTATTACCCTCATAATTTAA